The following coding sequences are from one Rissa tridactyla isolate bRisTri1 chromosome 14, bRisTri1.patW.cur.20221130, whole genome shotgun sequence window:
- the FAM163B gene encoding protein FAM163B, with amino-acid sequence MTAGTVVITGGILATVILLCIIAVLCYCRLQYYCCKKDESEEDEEEPDFAVHSHIPPLHCNRNVVLTNGPSLYSSSPFGKKPTPSRPSCPGCVPYEPPTFFLQEPPEDLHNGGDRVSYKTVSQEDLDLPVSVANLQALNPNRLSAMREAFSRSRSISTDV; translated from the exons ATGACAGCCGGGACCGTGGTCATCACAGGTGGAATATTAGCGActgtcattttgctttgtatcATCGCCGTCCTCTGCTACTGTAGGCTCCAG TACTACTGCTGCAAGAAGGATGAGTCcgaagaggatgaggaggagcccGACTTCGCCGTGCACTCCCACATCCCGCCGCTCCACTGCAACCGCAACGTAGTGCTGACCAACGGCCCGTCCCTCTACTCCTCCTCACCCTTCGGCAAGAAGCCAACACCGAGCCGGCCCAGCTGCCCCGGCTGCGTGCCCTACGAGCCCCCCACCTTCTTCCTGCAGGAGCCCCCCGAGGACCTGCACAACGGGGGCGACCGGGTGAGCTACAAGACGGTGAGCCAGGAGGATCTCGATCTGCCGGTGAGCGTGGCCAACCTGCAGGCGCTCAACCCCAACCGGCTCTCGGCCATGCGGGAAGCCTTCTCCCGCAGCCGCAGCATAAGCACCGACGTGTGA